The following proteins are co-located in the Clavibacter capsici genome:
- a CDS encoding carboxypeptidase regulatory-like domain-containing protein translates to MPLARRRALVGLVSLALVASAQAGLAAGASAATTTRMSAPTAAVALGTITSSVPTITGDVKVGSVLTARPGAWSTALFDYVWFADDVRIPGATGWTYSPVAADVGTRLTVTVTGRDVGYAPASRTSGRTPAVVAATAEPPARATGTVVGSVHLDSVAPGNLIESGDVSAWRTGTGTGTDESELDPIVDGRFRIDGVLPGEYRLSASVTVDGVDIRQYYGEVDGVVGGRTFTVEADGTVRLDVVLKRTATISGSAVLGDGTPARGSTVEAYRVRGGLAGSTLTDDAGRFSLAGLLPGQYEVRISAPFANPQGFIGEWYGDTDERDRATRITVGWGQEVTGIDAELTLGSRLTGVVRAPDDSPYRGAHVSLVPEAAALLGADPGTGRPVGTDDSGRFSHATITPGRYYVHVSTTRDSAPSYADQWVGGTGSLATATVLTARRGVDLPAVDVRLAVTASVTATLTGTPALGTMDGVEVELLRDGVVRHRAFVLGGSTGFMASVDPGTYRVRVTSQKDYVDTVRWWDRGTGADRSELVVRAGRDSRIAVTWAPAAATARAGQPG, encoded by the coding sequence ATGCCACTCGCACGTCGTCGGGCCCTCGTCGGCCTCGTCTCGCTGGCCCTCGTGGCCTCCGCCCAGGCGGGGCTCGCCGCGGGCGCCTCCGCCGCCACGACCACCCGGATGAGCGCGCCCACCGCGGCGGTCGCCCTCGGCACCATCACCTCCTCCGTCCCCACCATCACGGGCGACGTGAAGGTGGGCAGCGTGCTCACCGCACGCCCCGGCGCGTGGAGCACGGCGCTGTTCGACTACGTCTGGTTCGCGGACGACGTCCGCATCCCCGGCGCCACGGGCTGGACGTACTCGCCCGTGGCCGCGGACGTCGGCACGCGCCTCACCGTCACGGTCACCGGCCGGGACGTCGGCTACGCGCCCGCCTCCCGCACGAGCGGCCGCACGCCCGCGGTCGTGGCCGCGACCGCCGAGCCGCCGGCCCGGGCCACCGGCACCGTGGTCGGATCCGTGCACCTCGACTCCGTCGCCCCCGGGAACCTGATCGAGTCCGGTGACGTGAGCGCGTGGCGCACGGGCACGGGCACGGGCACGGACGAGTCCGAGCTGGACCCGATCGTCGACGGGCGGTTCCGCATCGACGGCGTCCTGCCCGGCGAGTACCGGCTGTCCGCCTCCGTGACCGTCGACGGCGTCGACATCCGCCAGTACTACGGCGAGGTCGACGGCGTCGTGGGCGGCCGCACGTTCACCGTCGAGGCCGACGGCACCGTCCGCCTCGACGTGGTCCTCAAGCGCACCGCCACGATCAGCGGCTCGGCCGTACTGGGCGACGGCACGCCGGCCCGCGGATCCACCGTCGAGGCGTACCGCGTCCGCGGCGGCCTCGCGGGGTCCACCCTGACGGACGACGCCGGGCGCTTCTCGCTCGCGGGGCTCCTGCCGGGTCAGTACGAGGTCCGGATCAGCGCGCCCTTCGCCAACCCGCAGGGCTTCATCGGCGAGTGGTACGGCGACACCGACGAGCGGGACCGGGCGACGCGCATCACCGTCGGCTGGGGCCAGGAGGTCACCGGGATCGACGCCGAGCTGACCCTCGGCAGCCGACTGACGGGCGTCGTCCGCGCACCCGACGACTCCCCGTACCGCGGGGCGCACGTGAGCCTGGTGCCCGAGGCCGCGGCCCTGCTCGGCGCGGACCCGGGCACCGGCCGACCGGTCGGCACGGACGACTCCGGGCGCTTCTCGCACGCGACCATCACGCCGGGCCGGTACTACGTCCACGTCAGCACCACGCGGGACTCGGCCCCGTCGTACGCCGACCAGTGGGTCGGCGGCACGGGGAGCCTCGCGACGGCGACGGTGCTCACCGCCCGCCGCGGCGTCGACCTGCCGGCCGTCGACGTGCGGCTCGCCGTGACCGCGTCCGTCACCGCCACCCTCACGGGCACGCCCGCCCTCGGCACGATGGACGGCGTCGAGGTGGAGCTCCTCCGGGACGGCGTCGTGCGGCACCGGGCGTTCGTCCTCGGCGGCAGCACGGGCTTCATGGCGTCGGTGGATCCCGGCACGTACCGCGTGCGCGTCACCTCGCAGAAGGACTACGTGGACACCGTCCGCTGGTGGGACCGCGGCACGGGCGCGGACCGCTCCGAGCTGGTCGTGAGGGCGGGCAGGGACTCCCGGATCGCCGTGACGTGGGCGCCGGCCGCCGCGACGGCTCGGGCGGGCCAGCCCGGCTGA
- a CDS encoding pentapeptide repeat-containing protein — protein MAASTRILPPRISDPRLEGLADGDPSDLDAHASFERLRFADADLSDADLVDIGFEECALERIRLHEADLTAASLVDVLASRLDAPVLKAPRIRMRDVRLEGSRVGSAELYDASLSSVHIVDCRLGFVNLRGSKVTDLLITDCAIEELDLRGTSGMRIAFARTTIGTLDLADSSLTHLDLRGAEIHDLDTPDGLRGAVLDSTQLMALGPVFARHFRVRVED, from the coding sequence ATGGCCGCATCCACCCGCATCCTCCCGCCCCGGATCAGCGACCCGCGGCTCGAGGGGCTGGCCGACGGCGACCCGTCCGACCTCGACGCGCACGCGTCCTTCGAGCGGCTGCGCTTCGCCGACGCCGACCTCTCGGACGCCGACCTCGTCGACATCGGGTTCGAGGAGTGCGCGCTCGAGCGGATCCGCCTGCACGAGGCCGACCTCACGGCCGCGAGCCTCGTGGACGTGCTCGCCTCCCGCCTCGACGCGCCCGTGCTGAAGGCGCCCCGGATCCGGATGCGCGACGTGCGCCTCGAGGGCTCGCGCGTCGGATCCGCCGAGCTCTACGACGCGTCGCTCTCCTCGGTGCACATCGTCGACTGCCGCCTCGGCTTCGTGAACCTGCGCGGCTCGAAGGTCACCGACCTGCTCATCACCGACTGCGCCATCGAGGAGCTGGACCTCCGCGGCACGTCCGGCATGCGCATCGCCTTCGCGCGCACCACCATCGGCACGCTCGACCTGGCCGACTCGAGCCTCACGCACCTCGATCTCCGCGGCGCCGAGATCCACGACCTCGACACCCCGGACGGCCTCCGCGGCGCCGTGCTCGACTCGACCCAGCTCATGGCGCTCGGCCCGGTCTTCGCGCGGCACTTCCGCGTGCGCGTGGAGGACTGA
- a CDS encoding GNAT family N-acetyltransferase, protein MLAPLVLPVALAARVDGAILRRATPAELDPLMALLADDPVSTSRGDRADPADRDLYLAALERIVADPANELLVATDADGALVGTLQLTLIPGMARRGSSRLQVEAVRVRSDLRSSGIGGAMMRWVADAAAPALGAELVQLTSDAGRVDAHRFYERLGYARSHVGFKLRIPDA, encoded by the coding sequence GTGCTCGCACCCCTCGTCCTCCCCGTCGCGCTCGCCGCGCGCGTCGACGGCGCGATCCTCCGCCGCGCGACGCCCGCCGAGCTCGACCCGCTCATGGCCCTGCTCGCCGACGACCCGGTGAGCACCTCGCGCGGCGACCGGGCGGATCCCGCCGACCGGGACCTCTACCTCGCCGCGCTCGAGCGCATCGTCGCCGACCCCGCGAACGAGCTGCTCGTCGCGACCGATGCCGACGGCGCCCTCGTCGGCACGCTGCAGCTGACCCTGATCCCCGGCATGGCCCGCCGCGGCAGCTCCCGCCTCCAGGTCGAGGCCGTACGGGTGCGGAGCGATCTGCGCTCCTCCGGCATCGGCGGCGCCATGATGCGCTGGGTCGCCGACGCCGCCGCGCCCGCCCTCGGCGCCGAGCTCGTGCAGCTCACGTCGGACGCCGGCCGCGTCGACGCCCACCGCTTCTACGAGCGGCTCGGGTACGCGCGCTCGCACGTGGGGTTCAAGCTGCGCATCCCCGACGCCTGA
- a CDS encoding alpha/beta hydrolase: MRAAGTPRVAPLALDHGGRTLRGWEHGTVRHGSPAALLVHGFSDSGTGGHGLWVPVARALAASGTAARAYDRLGHGVSDGDFADVRLLDEVDQVSAMIRALARDAGGPVHVVAHSLGGVESALAAARAPELVASLTLWSPAGVVVDDITEHGRVMSVPLQAARERGVVDVAGMGLGLGFADEVLAGIDVYGPVSAYPGPVDVLHGTADEIVPVAYGARYGELLPGATFTPVEGADHGWSSVELRRMLIERLLAHVARASA, from the coding sequence ATGCGAGCGGCCGGAACGCCGCGCGTCGCCCCGCTCGCCCTCGACCACGGCGGGCGCACGCTCCGCGGGTGGGAGCACGGGACGGTGCGTCACGGATCCCCCGCCGCGCTCCTCGTGCACGGCTTCAGCGACTCGGGCACCGGCGGCCATGGACTGTGGGTGCCGGTCGCCCGGGCGCTGGCCGCGTCGGGCACGGCGGCGCGCGCGTACGACCGGCTCGGGCACGGCGTGAGCGACGGCGACTTCGCCGACGTGCGCCTGCTCGACGAGGTCGACCAGGTGTCCGCGATGATCCGCGCCCTCGCGCGGGACGCGGGCGGACCCGTGCACGTGGTCGCCCACAGCCTCGGCGGCGTCGAGTCGGCGCTGGCCGCGGCCCGCGCGCCGGAGCTCGTCGCGAGCCTCACGCTGTGGTCGCCGGCCGGCGTGGTCGTGGACGACATCACGGAGCACGGTCGCGTGATGAGCGTGCCGCTCCAGGCGGCCCGCGAGCGCGGCGTCGTCGACGTCGCCGGCATGGGCCTCGGCCTCGGCTTCGCGGACGAGGTGCTGGCGGGCATCGACGTCTACGGGCCCGTGTCCGCGTACCCCGGCCCGGTCGACGTGCTGCACGGCACGGCCGACGAGATCGTTCCCGTCGCCTACGGCGCCAGGTACGGCGAGCTCCTGCCGGGAGCGACGTTCACGCCCGTCGAGGGCGCGGATCACGGCTGGTCGTCGGTGGAGCTGCGCCGGATGCTGATCGAGCGGCTGCTCGCGCACGTGGCGCGGGCGTCGGCCTAG
- a CDS encoding phenolic acid decarboxylase has protein sequence MDNITTSVEHPVPAQDLSPLVGHRLIYTYANGWQYEMYVKNATTIDYRIHSGMVGGRWVKDQTVDLVALADGVFKVSWNEPTGTSVVVNIVPAARVLHGTIFFPRWVEEDGSKTVLFQNDHLERMRAYRDEGPTYPIYVVPEFAHITLYEFVGEDDETVVDTAPADLPAGFADRRG, from the coding sequence ATGGACAACATCACCACGAGCGTCGAGCACCCCGTGCCCGCTCAGGACCTCAGCCCCCTCGTCGGACACCGCCTCATCTACACGTACGCCAACGGCTGGCAGTACGAGATGTACGTGAAGAACGCCACGACCATCGACTACCGGATCCACTCCGGCATGGTCGGCGGCCGCTGGGTCAAGGACCAGACGGTCGACCTCGTCGCCCTCGCCGACGGCGTCTTCAAGGTCTCGTGGAACGAGCCCACCGGCACGAGCGTCGTCGTCAACATCGTCCCGGCCGCCCGCGTGCTGCACGGCACGATCTTCTTCCCGCGCTGGGTGGAGGAGGACGGCTCCAAGACGGTGCTCTTCCAGAACGACCACCTCGAGCGGATGCGCGCCTACCGCGACGAGGGCCCGACGTACCCCATCTACGTGGTGCCGGAGTTCGCGCACATCACCCTGTACGAGTTCGTGGGCGAGGACGACGAGACCGTCGTCGACACCGCTCCCGCCGACCTCCCGGCCGGGTTCGCCGACCGCCGCGGCTGA
- a CDS encoding MarR family winged helix-turn-helix transcriptional regulator — protein sequence MPADASDQELRAVARRLGSELGPFRRRLMNASRSAADLPDLPDAQVEVLRRLETIGWATPTGLGRSLGLARSTVSNLVLAMERDGLVDRRLVKGDGRSTEVGLTDRARDLLRTFDRSAEGVLVGALRRLTAEERRDIARALPALEALHAAIGGTPVPATAADAPADATTRRRSGSSSPPDGAS from the coding sequence ATGCCCGCCGACGCGTCCGACCAGGAGCTGCGGGCCGTCGCCCGGCGCCTGGGCTCGGAGCTCGGGCCCTTCCGCCGCCGCCTGATGAACGCGTCGCGGAGCGCGGCCGACCTGCCTGACCTCCCCGACGCGCAGGTGGAGGTGCTCCGCCGGCTCGAGACCATCGGCTGGGCCACGCCCACGGGCCTCGGCCGCTCGCTCGGGCTCGCGCGCTCGACCGTCAGCAACCTCGTCCTCGCCATGGAGCGCGACGGGCTCGTGGACCGGCGCCTCGTGAAGGGCGACGGGCGCAGCACCGAGGTGGGGCTCACGGATCGCGCGCGGGATCTGCTCCGCACCTTCGACCGCTCGGCCGAGGGTGTGCTCGTGGGCGCCCTCCGCCGGCTCACGGCCGAGGAGCGCCGCGACATCGCCCGCGCGCTGCCGGCGCTCGAGGCCCTGCATGCGGCCATCGGCGGCACGCCGGTGCCGGCGACGGCCGCCGATGCGCCCGCGGACGCGACGACGCGCCGACGGTCGGGGAGCTCGTCCCCGCCCGACGGCGCGTCGTGA
- a CDS encoding MarR family winged helix-turn-helix transcriptional regulator yields the protein MTDEERSTGGDAAGDAPGVADGIAAGIAEVEEQMTALAGRIRATTREAAAAIHPELPPIGYKMLRVIRRCGSAHASAVADQLGVDRSVVSRQLRQLQELGLVEVRTDAQDGRVRVVALTATGRAGVEADDAQGGSRLIRGLGHWSRADLAAFAGYLARLNAGGDAQPVGADGDAAHGCGVADRASAEDTAVDHEPARAG from the coding sequence ATGACGGACGAGGAGCGCTCCACCGGGGGCGACGCCGCGGGTGACGCCCCCGGCGTCGCCGACGGGATCGCCGCCGGCATCGCCGAGGTGGAGGAGCAGATGACCGCCCTCGCCGGGCGGATCCGGGCGACGACCCGGGAGGCCGCCGCGGCGATCCACCCGGAGCTCCCGCCCATCGGCTACAAGATGCTCCGCGTGATCCGCCGCTGCGGCAGCGCCCACGCGAGCGCCGTCGCCGACCAGCTCGGCGTCGACCGCAGCGTCGTCAGCCGCCAGCTGCGACAGCTCCAGGAGCTGGGGCTCGTCGAGGTGCGGACCGACGCGCAGGACGGCCGGGTGCGCGTGGTCGCGCTCACGGCGACGGGCCGCGCGGGCGTCGAGGCCGACGACGCGCAGGGCGGCAGCCGCCTGATCCGCGGGCTCGGCCACTGGAGCCGCGCCGACCTCGCCGCGTTCGCCGGCTACCTCGCGCGGCTCAACGCCGGCGGGGACGCGCAGCCGGTGGGAGCGGACGGCGACGCGGCCCACGGGTGCGGGGTCGCGGACCGCGCATCCGCGGAGGACACCGCCGTGGATCACGAACCCGCTCGCGCAGGCTGA
- a CDS encoding MDR family MFS transporter encodes MSQHHPAAAAPAKAPRRTVSPDGSMSKRQVLESLSGLLLGMFVSILAGTVVSTSLPIIISDLKGDQSGYTWVVTATLLATTVSTPLWGKFADLFNRKLLIQLALGTFVLGSALAGFSQNTETLIVFRVLQGLGAGGLAALSQIIMADIISPRDRGRYAGLFGAVMAVGTVGGPLLGGVVTDAFGWRWNFFIALPIAIVAIILLQVTLHLPAHPKRKVHVDYLGAVFIASGVSLLLIWVSQAGKQFEWASGTSYLMAGGAVVLLIAAVVTELKVAEPIIPLTMFRNRTFTLSVVASLAVGISLFGTSVFLAQYMQLSRGATPTQSGLLTIPLMAGLLISSTVFGNLISRRGKWKTIMISGAVLIVAGTGLLSTLRYDTDFVLVGIYMFVLGAGLGMLMQNLVLVVQNAIEVKNLGVATSAVTFFRSLGGTVGVSVLGSILGTIIASEITAGIMKLAPADQAVAAQALGSGVIPQVNSLTPAVRTVVESAYGVGIGDVFLYSVPLAIVSLVAVIFLPNAQLGSKNAVQLKSDKAAAADGRDVHRTDAEDALIGASAGAVALTPAGEANPTGSIRLPESEDAGVDARR; translated from the coding sequence ATGTCCCAGCACCACCCGGCCGCCGCCGCCCCGGCGAAGGCCCCCCGCCGCACCGTCTCCCCCGACGGATCCATGTCGAAGCGCCAGGTCCTCGAGTCGCTCTCGGGCCTCCTGCTCGGCATGTTCGTCTCGATCCTCGCGGGCACCGTCGTCTCGACGTCGCTGCCGATCATCATCAGCGACCTCAAGGGCGACCAGTCCGGCTACACCTGGGTCGTCACCGCGACGCTCCTCGCCACCACGGTGAGCACGCCGCTCTGGGGCAAGTTCGCCGACCTCTTCAACCGCAAGCTGCTCATCCAGCTCGCCCTCGGCACCTTCGTGCTGGGATCCGCGCTCGCCGGCTTCTCGCAGAACACCGAGACGCTCATCGTCTTCCGCGTGCTCCAGGGCCTCGGCGCCGGCGGCCTCGCGGCGCTGAGCCAGATCATCATGGCCGACATCATCAGCCCCCGTGACCGCGGCCGCTACGCCGGCCTCTTCGGCGCCGTCATGGCCGTCGGCACCGTCGGCGGCCCGCTCCTCGGCGGCGTCGTGACGGACGCGTTCGGCTGGCGCTGGAACTTCTTCATCGCGCTGCCGATCGCCATCGTCGCGATCATCCTGCTGCAGGTCACCCTCCACCTGCCCGCGCACCCGAAGCGCAAGGTGCACGTCGACTACCTCGGCGCGGTCTTCATCGCGAGCGGCGTCTCGCTCCTGCTCATCTGGGTCTCGCAGGCCGGCAAGCAGTTCGAGTGGGCCTCCGGCACGTCCTACCTCATGGCGGGCGGCGCGGTCGTGCTGCTGATCGCCGCGGTCGTCACCGAGCTCAAGGTCGCCGAGCCGATCATCCCGCTCACCATGTTCCGCAACCGCACCTTCACGCTCTCGGTCGTCGCGAGCCTCGCGGTCGGCATCTCGCTGTTCGGCACCTCGGTGTTCCTCGCGCAGTACATGCAGCTGTCGCGCGGCGCCACGCCGACCCAGTCGGGCCTGCTCACCATCCCGCTCATGGCGGGCCTGCTGATCTCCTCGACCGTCTTCGGCAACCTGATCAGCCGTCGCGGCAAGTGGAAGACGATCATGATCTCGGGCGCCGTGCTCATCGTCGCCGGCACCGGGCTGCTCTCCACGCTCCGGTACGACACCGACTTCGTGCTCGTGGGCATCTACATGTTCGTGCTCGGCGCGGGCCTCGGCATGCTCATGCAGAACCTCGTGCTCGTCGTGCAGAACGCCATCGAGGTCAAGAACCTCGGCGTCGCCACCAGCGCGGTCACGTTCTTCCGCAGCCTCGGCGGCACGGTCGGCGTCTCGGTGCTGGGCTCCATCCTCGGCACGATCATCGCGTCGGAGATCACCGCGGGCATCATGAAGCTGGCCCCCGCCGACCAGGCCGTCGCCGCGCAGGCGCTCGGCTCCGGCGTGATCCCGCAGGTCAACTCGCTCACCCCGGCGGTCCGCACCGTCGTCGAGAGCGCGTACGGCGTGGGCATCGGCGACGTGTTCCTCTACAGCGTGCCGCTCGCGATCGTGTCGCTCGTCGCCGTGATCTTCCTGCCCAACGCGCAGCTCGGCAGCAAGAACGCCGTGCAGCTGAAGAGCGACAAGGCCGCCGCGGCCGACGGCCGGGACGTGCACCGCACCGACGCCGAGGACGCCCTCATCGGCGCCTCCGCCGGAGCCGTCGCGCTGACCCCCGCCGGCGAGGCGAACCCGACCGGATCCATCCGGCTCCCCGAGTCCGAGGACGCCGGGGTCGACGCCCGCCGATGA
- a CDS encoding VOC family protein — MVDSVATVWLPVQDMTRAVAFYRDTLGLTVTSEDADWSEIDADGLMIGLNAREETSGSKGGGAVISFQPEGSIEDELAKIAARGGAEITGEISDHEWGRILPFQDSEGNDLQLYTPPTGG, encoded by the coding sequence ATGGTCGATTCGGTGGCGACGGTCTGGCTGCCCGTGCAGGACATGACGCGCGCGGTCGCGTTCTACCGCGACACGCTCGGGCTCACGGTCACGAGCGAGGACGCGGACTGGAGCGAGATCGACGCGGACGGCCTGATGATCGGGCTGAACGCGCGCGAGGAGACGAGCGGCTCGAAGGGCGGCGGGGCGGTCATCTCGTTCCAGCCCGAGGGCTCCATCGAGGACGAGCTCGCGAAGATCGCGGCCCGCGGCGGCGCTGAGATCACGGGCGAGATCAGCGACCACGAGTGGGGCCGCATCCTCCCGTTCCAGGACAGCGAGGGGAACGACCTGCAGCTCTACACGCCGCCCACGGGCGGCTAG
- a CDS encoding DUF1905 domain-containing protein, which yields MTDDLPLDFTAPLWTWEARRELWTFVSLPVELTPMLRELGQAGRRGFGSVPVRVRVGATTWRTSVFPQGDGTWILPVKRAVRDAQGLEVGDDVHVDLEPLP from the coding sequence ATGACCGACGACCTCCCCCTCGACTTCACCGCGCCGCTCTGGACGTGGGAGGCCCGGCGCGAGCTCTGGACCTTCGTATCGCTGCCCGTCGAGCTCACCCCGATGCTCCGGGAGCTCGGCCAGGCCGGGCGCCGCGGCTTCGGATCCGTGCCGGTGCGCGTCCGCGTCGGGGCCACGACCTGGCGCACGTCCGTGTTCCCGCAGGGCGACGGCACGTGGATCCTGCCGGTCAAGCGCGCGGTGCGCGACGCGCAGGGGCTCGAGGTCGGCGACGACGTGCACGTCGACCTCGAGCCCCTGCCATGA
- a CDS encoding AAA family ATPase, translating into MTDAVILTGTVGAGKTTTMHALGALLGERDVPHALVDGDAVRLLHPAPADDPFQQELELRNLRALARTYREAGARVVLVATVVERSADLPRYAEALGSRAPLVVRLSVDPDAVRARLDARHSGDAAALAWHRARAPELAAIIDAAGLGGLAIDTTSRTPAEVATLVADRAGW; encoded by the coding sequence ATGACCGACGCCGTGATCCTCACCGGCACCGTCGGCGCGGGCAAGACCACGACGATGCACGCGCTCGGCGCGCTCCTCGGCGAGCGCGACGTGCCGCACGCGCTGGTCGACGGGGACGCCGTGCGGCTCCTCCATCCGGCACCGGCCGACGACCCGTTCCAGCAGGAGCTCGAGCTCCGGAACCTCCGCGCCCTGGCCCGCACCTACCGCGAGGCGGGCGCCCGGGTGGTGCTCGTGGCGACCGTGGTCGAGCGGTCGGCCGACCTGCCGCGCTACGCCGAGGCGCTCGGCTCCCGCGCCCCGCTCGTCGTGCGGCTCTCCGTGGATCCCGACGCCGTGCGGGCGCGGCTCGACGCCCGCCACAGCGGCGACGCCGCGGCCCTCGCGTGGCACCGCGCCCGCGCGCCCGAGCTCGCCGCGATCATCGACGCCGCGGGCCTCGGCGGCCTCGCGATCGACACCACGTCCCGCACCCCGGCCGAGGTCGCGACGCTCGTCGCCGACCGGGCCGGATGGTGA
- a CDS encoding SDR family oxidoreductase: protein MSVDGRVVVVAGASSAAGRAVCAELTASGARVVAVGTDAGRLDGVDASRREVCDLADHAAVVELAARIRAGLGGVDGLIHLVGGWRGGNGLEGQTDDDWDFLHERLVTTLRNTTRAFDADLQASDAGRLAIVSSTAVQRPYPGGANYSTAKIAAETWVRAVDRGFSKAGSPARTTIFVVKALGGLERALARRVVGLWTSVPPERDLIEG, encoded by the coding sequence GTGAGCGTCGACGGCCGCGTGGTCGTGGTGGCGGGGGCGTCGAGCGCCGCCGGTCGGGCGGTGTGCGCCGAGCTGACGGCCTCCGGGGCGCGCGTCGTCGCGGTCGGCACGGACGCCGGGCGGCTCGACGGCGTCGACGCCTCCCGACGCGAGGTGTGCGACCTCGCCGACCACGCGGCCGTCGTGGAGCTGGCGGCGCGGATCCGGGCCGGGCTCGGCGGCGTCGACGGGCTGATCCACCTGGTCGGCGGCTGGCGCGGCGGCAACGGCCTCGAGGGCCAGACCGACGACGACTGGGACTTCCTGCACGAGCGCCTCGTCACGACGCTCCGCAACACCACGCGCGCGTTCGACGCGGACCTGCAGGCGTCCGACGCGGGCCGCCTCGCGATCGTCTCCTCCACCGCCGTGCAGCGCCCCTACCCGGGCGGCGCGAACTACTCGACCGCGAAGATCGCCGCCGAGACGTGGGTGCGCGCGGTCGACCGCGGGTTCTCCAAGGCCGGCTCCCCCGCCCGCACGACGATCTTCGTGGTCAAGGCGCTCGGCGGCCTCGAGCGCGCGCTCGCCCGTCGCGTCGTCGGGCTCTGGACGTCGGTGCCGCCGGAGCGCGACCTCATCGAGGGCTGA
- a CDS encoding DUF6421 family protein, producing MSSAAAPAAVIGEPEVVEDATRVASSPAWLALKDAAVALQPMQAKDGSVLDAAHHAEAARLIAVIRDSVRTLAPLFPHDAAYLAALDVDFARWVDQGLGVPDFLDSLTAFQPQRDRVDGIRHLVVFPMTTQNGSASRLVEAVLIEVVWPEFVAELEAGDYGNALFVPIRFVDFTPGYDTNSAVLFPETVAMREVPTFTWGAIFADREAARFRRVVRHAAEVTKLELPEDARRLLEDQRLAEETFVMWDLIHDRTHMRGDLPFDPFMIKQRMPFFLYSIEELRCDLTAFREAVRIQRRLAAVDPAERTPADDALLERAGMVQHAVIFDRIFRFAITGSRVRNYDGLGGQLLFAWLHQHHVLHWTDTRLTIDWDDVADVVVALADRVNDLYWRSIDRPKTAHWLAAYAMVTETVTPHPASTWAKGPDALPLDGPPKGLTDLVLDDEFPLSMFFEALERKMRDVIGSTAGITGQTA from the coding sequence ATGTCCAGCGCCGCAGCCCCCGCAGCCGTCATCGGCGAGCCCGAGGTCGTCGAGGACGCGACGCGCGTCGCCTCCTCCCCCGCCTGGCTCGCCCTCAAGGACGCCGCCGTCGCGCTCCAGCCGATGCAGGCGAAGGACGGGTCCGTCCTCGACGCCGCGCACCACGCCGAGGCCGCCCGCCTCATCGCGGTGATCCGCGACTCCGTCCGCACGCTCGCCCCGCTCTTCCCGCACGACGCCGCGTACCTCGCGGCGCTCGACGTGGACTTCGCGCGCTGGGTCGACCAGGGCCTCGGCGTCCCCGACTTCCTCGACTCCCTGACCGCGTTCCAGCCGCAGCGCGACCGCGTCGACGGGATCCGGCACCTCGTCGTCTTCCCGATGACCACGCAGAACGGCAGCGCGAGCCGCCTCGTCGAGGCCGTCCTCATCGAGGTCGTCTGGCCCGAGTTCGTCGCCGAGCTGGAGGCGGGCGACTACGGCAACGCGCTGTTCGTCCCCATCCGCTTCGTCGACTTCACGCCCGGCTACGACACCAATTCCGCGGTGCTGTTCCCCGAGACCGTCGCGATGCGCGAGGTCCCGACCTTCACGTGGGGCGCGATCTTCGCCGACCGCGAGGCCGCCCGCTTCCGCCGCGTGGTGCGCCACGCCGCCGAGGTCACGAAGCTCGAGCTGCCGGAGGACGCGCGGCGCCTGCTGGAGGACCAGCGGCTCGCGGAGGAGACCTTCGTGATGTGGGACCTCATCCACGACCGCACGCACATGCGCGGCGACCTGCCGTTCGACCCGTTCATGATCAAGCAGCGGATGCCGTTCTTCCTCTACTCGATCGAGGAGCTGCGCTGCGACCTCACGGCGTTCCGCGAGGCCGTCCGCATCCAGCGCCGGCTCGCCGCCGTGGATCCCGCCGAGCGCACCCCCGCCGACGACGCGCTGCTCGAGCGCGCCGGGATGGTGCAGCACGCGGTGATCTTCGACCGGATCTTCCGCTTCGCCATCACCGGATCCCGCGTCCGCAACTACGACGGCCTCGGCGGCCAGCTGCTGTTCGCGTGGCTGCACCAGCACCACGTGCTGCACTGGACCGACACGCGCCTCACCATCGACTGGGACGACGTCGCCGACGTGGTCGTCGCGCTCGCCGACCGGGTGAACGACCTCTACTGGCGCTCCATCGACCGGCCGAAGACCGCGCACTGGCTGGCCGCGTACGCGATGGTCACCGAGACGGTCACGCCGCACCCCGCGTCCACCTGGGCGAAGGGGCCGGACGCCCTGCCGCTCGACGGGCCGCCGAAGGGCCTCACCGACCTCGTGCTCGACGACGAGTTCCCGCTCAGCATGTTCTTCGAGGCGCTGGAGAGGAAGATGCGCGACGTCATCGGATCCACCGCCGGGATCACGGGGCAGACGGCGTGA